The following nucleotide sequence is from Peribacillus sp. ACCC06369.
CAATGACCCCCTTTTGCTTCGCTTTCAAAATAACGTTTGATTTAGTCGAAATCAACCCATATGGATTATACTCCTGACAAATGAATTCTGTCGCATATTCATCACTTCTTATGCCATGGATCAAATCGACATGATAAATCATTTTCTTATTATGCTGCTTTGCCATCATACTTACATTTTTCAATTGTGATATATGCAAATCAAGAAACACGCCTATTTCATAGGAACTTTCTAAGAATCTTTCGAAATCCTTCATGCTTGCCGAAGCAGGCAAAATCTTCTGGTTCATTATTTTCCCCCTTATCTCTGGAAAAACTAAAACTTTTAGTAATTCAGTATATTTTAAAGAGCTTGGTTTTTCAAACACATTTTAATGAATTGCCACCCTATCCATCCTTACACTAACATACCTGGCATCCCCTTTATATATTGCGGCTAAAAACGATCCATCATAAAGAAAGTTTCATTTTCAATGCACCATCGACAAGTTCAAATGATTTAATTGTGCCGACCGGGATTTTTCTAACGATGTTCCAAGCACCAACATTCATTTTGATCATTCTATTTTCAAATTCAAAAAATGGCGGTCTGTTAAATATCCTTTGGTTGATGAAACTCCTGTCAATCGGTTCCATTTCCACTAATTCAAATGAGATCGTTCTTTTTTCCACGTGAACCGGTTTTAATGTAATCCTGAAAGCTACGTTTTTCTTAAACATCATTTTTTTCACTTCCGTCGTTCCGGAAAGCACTATATGCTTTGGCGTAATCTCGACTTTAATATCCTGATCAGATGAT
It contains:
- a CDS encoding glycerol-3-phosphate responsive antiterminator gives rise to the protein MNQKILPASASMKDFERFLESSYEIGVFLDLHISQLKNVSMMAKQHNKKMIYHVDLIHGIRSDEYATEFICQEYNPYGLISTKSNVILKAKQKGVIAIQRIFLIDSHALEKSYKLVQKTKPDYIEVLPGAMPWMIKEVKERLQTPIFAGGLIRTSDEVLNALDAGASAITTSKTELWDIV